From the genome of Setaria viridis chromosome 1, Setaria_viridis_v4.0, whole genome shotgun sequence:
TAATTAAGGAATATATAATTATCCTGGCTGTTCTGTCAGTGAGgcacagctttttttttttttgcgaggagtGAGGTACAGATATAGATGCTCGTTATTACAACCTCATTCCGAAGGTGATCGAAACACACAACAAAAGTTATTATCTTATGGAAATAAAAAAGATGACTTCAAACTAAAGACAAAGTCTATTATTAGTGCACCTCGTACCTATCACTCTGTTATTGACCACCCTCCCGAACATTGCCGCACTTTCTTGTATATGGTGTAAGTCCTCCCTTTTTGCAATAATGACTCAAGTGGCTAACCGGGAATGTAGAACTTTGTCGAAGACCATCTCCAAGGCTGAGCCAAATAGCCCAACATAACACCCGCTTGAGGTGCTTTATTTTTTACGTCCGTGGACGCAAATCTGGACTTCAGACTTCtacgttgaacaacacggaggacctgagagatctgcttaacttcaGTGCAGGCTTCAAATCAGCTCGCGAGTGGTGCGCagcgtgctagtcaatttgacctgcgATTAACAAGGGAACGTAAAATTCCTGAGTCGATAGGCGGCAAAGCCTTTGAGTAGGCATTCTTCAAATAAACACCATTAAGATATGTTCAATAtaatcatgcggtgtaaataaacAGAAGCATTAATGGCAGTGCCATCGGCTGTATGAGCCGACGGGTTAAGATAGAAGCAATACAAagcaacagccataaaagggaGCCCTTGTTAACCACACacttatcagataagctaacagatctagcCAGTATCTTGttaagtgtattgaactcagacaaggtaacatgaatgaCAGAGCATTGGCATCAATCGActaacttaaaagattagaacatagcaacaagGACCAGCTGATGCTGATTGTACGCAAGCCAGATATATTATCAGATTTTAATTAATATCTtaataagtgtattgaacttagataaggcaacacgaatgagaggcCATTCACCTCGATCTGACAACGTAAAAGACTAGAGTACAATCACCAAAGACCTCTTGCTTACCTCTTACAAGCCTATTAAGGTAACAAAGTTTAATCAATATATTAAccatgtaattgaacttagataaggtaacacggtgagagggtATTAACTTTGACCCGTTAATCTTAATAGATAGGCTCGCGGCAGCAAGGCCTTGTACGCTCCCCTATCAGCTCAATGACCTCATCATGCTTCCGTGAGATACGGATAAGACTCgaccgaagcatcggctctcaatgGTAACACGCTGATGTCAAATGCCTGACAGTTAGCAATACGAGAggtaggggtaaagatctatcggacctagcatatatataaGGTAGTAAGAGCATGCAGAGTCTACCAACCAATACGATCTGATAACTATGAATGTTTAAACAAGGTGagggagccgatgaagacaacctaaccagatctaaatgtttgataactgtgagcaacgtcgaagacaagcagaatattggacaaaacctagaaagttctacttgcaatctaagttaactcgataactagccacacgaccgaatatcagaatataagacttaacttacaAAGTTCCGATAGAGATCGTATGaccgggtgacggtacttacaaatTCGCTAGAGATCAAAACCGATGTAGCCTTGCGCGTAAGAAGAAACTCGTCGAAAAGCTACGTTACTTTTACTTCTAAGGGTTTGGCAGCATGGCGCCGAAAAATTGTATTGATTTATTAAGATATATATGTTACAATGGCTAGAGGTACATATTTATATCAATAATGACTTATGACGGGCTACGACaatgatctaaacaaaacttgCCTTAACataaatatctaaacaaaagGAAATCTTAAGATACATGGACTCTAAAGTCAAGAATCGTTGCTAATCCGACCTGTCCGTGCGTGGATGCGTGATTAACATGGACTTCTCCTTTCCATGCGGCAACTggcttttccttttattttaatcATCTTCCCGTACATGTGCTGGCCTGCATGCTCTTTCTTTACTCTGCTTATCTCTTCTTGTTAGCCGATCCCATCAAGTCAAATTAATCCTTGCTCCTCAATGAAACATgggattttatcggcctttggcCGGTGTCAACCACGTCAACGCCACTTAACCATCTTATAAATATATGTGAAATTGAACTCGGCCGATTAGGGTAAAGAAAAAACTATTCATCGTTCTCCGAAGAAATCTAGCAACGAACAAGGGTGTCGCGTTGATTCATCTAAATTGCGATAACAACGCTTcaagttaggtttccattctcTCTTAGCTATATTGTCTTTGATAAAGACTACCCATTATATATATAAATGCCACATGAACACTTTAATCTAAGGAATTTGAAGTCTTCAAATGTATCCATGGCGTGCGATGACGGGCATGCTTAATGACCATCTAAAATTTTTCTTGCCGGTATTCAATTGAAAATTCAAGACGCATGCCAGCTCGTGAGCTTACTATCTACTACCAACGCTCTGCATAAAGAAACAGTgagcgttttttttttcttttttgagggtAACATTGAGCGGAATAGGTAAGCTAAACACGATTGGTCGGTTTCATTTGTCAATTGGGCCAAATTAACAAAAAGGCATATCCTGGACTGGGTTTTACACAATTGGGCCAACCCTCCATTACTGTTTTATTGGGCCCATTCAGCCCATATTAGCAGGAAAGTCAGCCTGCATATGTGGTTTCTacacttgcagttgcaggagCGGGACAGCCCGCGAGAGGTCAAGACTCGCCTCCGACGACGCCCCACGCCAGGTCCGGCGACCATGGGCACCGCGGCGGTCGACCTCGAGGCGCGTCAGCTCCGCATCCTTGGCCGGATCGCGGACCTCGAGCTCGCCGTGCAGCAGCGCCGCATCGGGGCGCTCTCCATCTCCGCGGCGTCCCCGGAGGACGGTGAGGCCGAGGCGGGAGCTACCGAGGCGCGGCTCTCGGTCCTCCTGGCCGCGCGCGGCGTGCGGGACTTCGCCTTCCGGCGCGTGCCCGCGGACTACTACGACCGTCCCCTTGAGgagcgccgcggcctcctccgcgccgacTCGGTCGCTCAGCTCTGCAAGAGCATCGTCATGGTACAAGGTGTTCCCTTTCCATTTCCTTGAGGGCATTTCGTCGAGCACTTAGCCTGCCTAATTGCGTTAGGTTCGCTACAGTTACGTTGATATGGCGTTTTGTCGAGTGATTGGTGCGGTCATGCTATTGGTCGATTTAGGCAAGCTGCATTAGGTTGTTAGTAGCATGTGGAATATGAAGGAAATGGTGTCCAAGATTAATTGCTTCTGGATTGTTAAATGATATACGAATTGTATTGTAGGATGGAAAAATGCTTGTAATATTCAGATTTTTTAGACGACTACTACTAGATTACACTCAATAAGACTGTTGCTATCTTCTATTGTATGTTCATACTTGATTACAGTTAATAAGACTGTTGCTATCTTCTGTTGCTCGTAATGTTCTGTACCATTCTATGATTGTACTAATATGTTGGGTGAGTGCTGTTGCAGTTGACTTGTTACAGGAAGAACTGCTCTAGTTTTGTGTTTTTGAAATCCTACAGTTCTAATAGCTGTACAAAGGATAGGATAATTTACCAATGATATAGCCTTGTTTCTATGAACAATGAAATACTCTTTGAGGGCTACAACTAACAATGACATGTAACGATTTACTTCCTAAGCATAGAAGTGTAGAGCTACAGTTTATGGCCATGCCTCAAAATCCGACAATAATCTTTCTTGATGATGAATATGTCCTTCGTTTATTAGGTGAACACCCAAGCCACTGCAGATGTTGTTGACTGCAGCAAtccaaaaaattcaaaatactatgttgttgttgttcaggTAAGCTTTAAGATACCAGAATACCATTCTGAATTTATGACCTTATATTTATCTTGAGAAAATGTATATCCTTGCAGTATATGGCGCGGCTTAACGCTGAAAACATCAAGAACTTCCTGTACGAACTAAATGAGAAGCAAATACCCAAAAAGAGATTTAACAGTAAGATTCTTACAATATAATCGAagttctatttttattttttttgtaggCTGATGCGTGTATGGTGCCTCCTTTGGTTTTTAATTAGAAATCTGTAGCCTAGACCCCTCTCTTTCTGATGGTGTACAAACGAAATGGAGTGGATTCACACGGTGTATCTCATTTCCTGATGCTATACAGCAGCTAGGACAGGAACTATTTCCTATGTATTTATTGTCTCCACATAGAGCTCCTCTTTTCATATACGGGGAGTTCTTCTAAACACAGATTGCCATCATCAAAGATGTAGAAATGTACTAAATCTAGATTGCAACAAGCTTATTGCAGCGGTATTACTGAGGAATGGAGAGCCTTAACCTTGATAATGAAAAGATGTTAGATGTGCTACTAAAACATTTTAGTAAAGTTTTGGCCTTAATAACTTCCACTATGGGCAAAGTTTGTCTGTATTCCTAGCCAGATTGCAGGATATTCTTCTGCCCTTTACTTTATTGCTGTTGGTGCTGTCAGGAACTGACCTAAACCTGCTGCCAGGCCACAAGAAGTCGCCAGTTCTACTGATTTCTGAAACAATGGTGCATGCCATACTTTATatatccactgaaagaaatgtGCTTCTTTTGCATTCTGGACATTTTCATTGCCTAGTAATAAGCATTGACGCATACCATAGCTTAGGCATTTTGAATGGCTGCTGGCCTACTATTGCTGTCATCTGAAACCGACCTTGCTTTTTACTTGTCTAATGCAGTGAGGTTGGCACCAGAAGAGGAGTCACACAAGCTTACTGGGTTTGTGCACAACGCTGTCACATGCATCGGGATGGAAACAGACATACCGGTAATGTAAATTTGTAGTTACATTGTAGCTATTGAAGAATGTACATTGCAAAGATGCTGCCATAAGCTTCAACTTAAATTCAAAGATTTATTTGCATATCCATACACGACATTCTCTACTAAACATCTTATTTAGCTGTCTAATGGCTACAGTCCTACTCCCGTTACATAAGAACAAATAAATGGTAGGAGTAGCCGATAGATAGATGATCCTACTCCAGCTGCATAAGAGTAAATGCATTCAGCTGTGACCTGTGAGTATGGAGAAAACATTCtcagttttattttattttatttttcaaaagaaCAGGAGGTGCTAGGCCTTTAATATATATTAAAAAGATAAAATGTACAAAGAGGGTAAAAGAAAGTTACAGGGAATCTAGCCAATCACTAATACCAGGGAAATAACTAGCTTTGGCTCTGTGGATAACATTTTGTCAAGTTGATGCTTTCGGTAGATTTTTATGTACTTGCTCAAAATGTACGTCGTAGAGTGAACGTGCAAAATTAGCAAGGTACTTGATGCAAAAGCTTCCTCCTCAGGTTATCATAGATGAAGCTATCACCAAGTTGGATGAGGGGTTCTTCTGGTTGGGTGGCGGAGAAGTTGACCTCAAGCTCGGGATGCGAACCTCACAATTCCTTAGTGCCTTTAGTCCATTCGTTGTGAAATGCAGCTGATGATAATCTGCAACGGAAGAGAAGCTTCTGATCCATTTGGTTCTACAGAGCGTCTGGATGCATCACATGGAGGCACACCACAAGTAGATTTTGCTTGGATCTGGGGTTGGGATGTCTGTCTTTTTTGAAGCAGGCTATCCCCTTCCAATTGCTCACCTTGCATTGTTTACAGCTGACTGTTGGTAAGATTGATGTGGTGGGAGGGGACATTCTTGGGAAGATTGAGATATTTGCCACAACTAGGCATATAATACTCTTTGTACTTTGTGCCTAAAATTCATGTTGGTTTCTGGTGTGGGTACTTGAGAACTAGGAGTTACATGATTTAGTCATGGTAATTTATCAGGAAGCTCAACTGACAATAAATTTCTGTTGTTATTTCATCGTCTTATTAAACGATAAGCCAATATCATATACGTTGTGCACGCGACATCAGGACAGGGCAGCGGAATGATTTCGGCTGCAACTTTGTACAATAGAGGCGCAAGAAATAGATGAGCATTACGGTTGTGAACTATGAACACGTACTCACGGAGCATGAATGCATGGTTGACTAGTTGTGAATGGGATTCATTCAAACATTCGATTCTTGATTTCTCTATACAAAAGCACAAGATGCACTGAGATCAGGCAACTGAAGAACTGCTAACCACACTGTATATATCAACTGACTAGGAAAGAGGCCAGATAGATTTGAGCCCCTGTTTTGTGTCGCTTGTCTGCTTGATGCACTCGTCACTGCTACCTGTTATGAACAGCCGGTGCTGGGTGAGCATCTAGGTAGTCCATGGCTACTAGGGTTTCTGCGGTGTAAGCTGTGGTCGTGTTCGATCCTACTATTAGCTCGCTGTTCGACTCCGCTCCTAGCACCGACCGCTCTCGCAAGCTCGACCTCACCTACACAGCAAGATGGAAAAAAGTTTTCCTATATCATTTCCTGGCAGATGCTTTGTTATGCCAATCGCTACATATGCTACACATGTTGGAAATGCATTACATGCTGCATACCTTCATCCCTTCTGATCTTTTTCTCAAAGAACCACGGCAAGAATCACCTGCAAATCAGACGACTGTCTATGAATGACCAACATATCAATCAAGGTGGCTAGCTACGAAGTTTGTACAGGCATCATCGACGGGTAATCTAACGATACGGTTTCATGTTTCGCTCGAGGTATCCAAAATATCTACGGTTAACAAGCACCAAGTCAATTTCAAGCATGCATagttgcatacttgcatacACAGATGAATGTCGCCTAAAGGCCAATAAAAATGAAAAGACGAAGAAATATTTAAAGTGCAAGACGAAGAAATATTTAAAGGATAGCTACATTAAGGTCAGAGCAAGTGATACATGACATTCTCTCATCGGTTATGATGCGGAGTGTGGGTTCTAGGTTGAGCGTAATCCAGATGGATTCCCTCCTCATGCCCATGACGACGAAGCTGCCGCAAAACCCTAACGACATGTCTAGCATTTCTAACTACTGCACCTGATGATGCCATTTCCTTCTTCGCCGCAATCACTGCTTCATTGCCCATTGATGTATCCATGTTGCTTCCAACTGGAACCTCCGATGAGGATCTCATCTTCCCCTTGGAAGCACCACCATCTGTCACACCCTGTGGAACAACTCCACAGAGAAAATGAAGAGGGTATAAAAACCATTACGTATTAAGGAGTAGATAGAATCTGACCGAACGGATAATCCAGTAAATTCCATGGAATGATTGTAGTTAATAGTTGTGAATTAGATAAATAGGTTACCTTGGGTGGTGAGGAAGAAGCAGGCAGCATTCCTGAGTAGTCCTTACCATGGACACGGAGATGGCGAGCTTCGCAAGAGTTTATGTAAAGAGTGAGGATGAACGCAGCTATAAGGACAGTAGTGGTGGTGCTTAGCTTTAGCTGCCCCTTGAGAGCCAGGGTAGAGCTTGGGCTAAACATGGAGGAGTGGTGTGGTTGCTTGTAGTGATCTCTTAGAGTACATGGATAGGTTAGAGAAAACGGCATGGAGGGAGGCACAAGAAGGATGAAGTATCAGAGAGAAGGCTATGTGTTTTCGCGGCCCAACCTCTGCTTTCTATCATCGTTCCAATGGTAGAtagaagaatgaggaggaagGATCCATAAGCAAATCAGTTTGACGACGTTACCGCTGGATCGAAATATATACGGTACATAATGTATGGGGTGATTTTAGAATAAACTAAAGGTGCCGAGGTGTACTTTTCAAAGCTAAGGGTTTCTTCTTCATGTCAAGTGGCTAAGACATGCGCCTAGCTAGTGACCTAGTCAAATCTTTATTCTGCATCTTTAGCCTCTGAgtctattcgcttcagcttatcagccaccgaacagtatttttttcTCACagcaaatcagccgtttcaacttttcagccagcttataagtccagccgaacaggcccgTTTTTGCAAACGGTTAGAATAATCCATGTACTCGACCTTACTCTGTGTGTTCAACTGAGGCTTGTGATTAACCAGGGGATCGGATTTGGGATCAGCGCATCAAAGGCATGGAGAGCGTTCTCGCGAAGGGCCACCACGCACCATCCTCACGAAGGGAAACTCGGCGTGTTTCTTAACACAACCTGTCGTACGAATTAGAAGATCTCTCGCTGGCCGATGGGGGCGCGAGCAACGAGGCAGGGAAGGGCGGAGCCACCTACTCAACCGCACGTGAATGTCTCGATCCGTCCGTCCCCGCCCTTGAGGGCTTGAGGCACCGCGCGCAGCAGCCGCGCATAGATTTTGTGGGCGGCCATGCGCGTCGCCATTATGGCATGCAGTGCGATCCACTGTTTCGGCACAGCTTGGAGCCGGTCCGTATCATCGAACCGATTAACCTATCGGGGCTTCCATCGCCTCGATGTGACCAAGTTGGCATTCTTAAGCTCGACTCTAATTCAGTTCAACTTGCCGTTTTTATTAATTCACTCGTTAATTATTTTCATTCTGTTGCAGAGATGGTAGCTTCGGTTGATCGATCCCGTCGACATGGACATGATGAACTTGAGTGCTTAAACAAGGCTTTTTTTTCGTTAATTGCTTGCAGTGCAAAGTTGTTTGCGCGTATTGATCGACTAGAAGAAAGGAGTGTTGGTCTGAACTGTGAACTGCGAAAGCAAACGAATGTGGCTACTGCATAGTGCATACACATACACTCTCGAGACTCGAGAGTGTGTGCAGGGTGGCAGCGCCGATcgccgtgcgtgcgtgcggtggggccggccggccggtttgCTTGGCGAGGCAAAAAATGGCGCTGCCTGGCTGgctggcggcgtcggagaaaGTGCCGGtgaaaaggaaggaaggaaggacgGCGGCTACTAGGCTGGGCTGTGGCGCgcgcctgccgcgccgccgtgtCGGCCGCGCGCCCGCACCCGCTCGCCTGGCGTCCCCGCCCGCGCTGGCCGCTCCCCGTTGTCGTCCGGCGCACGCACCATCACATCCCCTGTGCCCTGTCGGTAGTCGCGTCCATTCCGAAGCACTCAGCCAGTCAGCCTCGGCCGTGCAGGATTAGGCGTTCGTGCCAACGGAACCGGCAAATGCCAACGACGAGTCGTGGCTCGTGGTTAGCCTTAGCCGCCGGTTTGAGTTGGCATCCCGCATCCCCCTCGGCCTCGTGGCGCCGCTGCGGCGGGCTAGGCGTGGACCGCGCGATAAGCCGGCGAGTCCTAGTATAGTGTCACTGAAATCGCAAACAGATCTCTGATCTGCTGGTAGGATACGCGAGGCAGCGATGATGAACGGATTGGGTAGTTGGAGTATGTCGACTACCCCACGCTTTAGCAGTTGGCAGTTGCGGATTGGGCGAAAGTTGGGCAGCTCTCTTTTTTTCACGTCTGGCCCAACTACCCACCAAAGAAGATCTTCCCGGCTGCCGGCCCGGACCAGAAGACTCTCCAGCTAGATTTCGGGCCTGCTTGCCGTTGAAATCGTACCGGAAGTGGCCCACTTACATGTACAAATTATATTGCCATTAGATTACAGACAACtaataataaaaagaaaattctaaAGCTAGTGTGGAGTTTCATGAAAAATTTTATGAGTATTAAATTCCAtcccacatcagcaattttgagaaaaattttatgagtattaaattccatcccacatcagcaattttgctgatttgACAAGATCTTTACAAGAAGAGAGAAGTGGGAGTTTCATCATATACGtaagaggagtttcatccccataaaaCTCAACCGGCAGACTTACCCAGTTTCTATAACactataaagaaaaaaaatatgtaccaATCCCTATAGCCTCTCTTCCTTTCTCAGCGTCAGCGGTTAGGACTGTACATCACACATCATCATCACTGAAAAAAGGAGAGCTGCCAATACAGTACTCCGTAGCGCGGGACGTTCACCataatcatcatcatccattcATCCGGTACACTGTACAACACAGTGTACGAGACCACATGAACCGTGCAGCACCCCCGGCTCTGCCATGTGCCGCTGCCACCGTCCAGCGATCGCGCGTGCTGACTTGCTGACAGAACGGCCAGCGCAAAGACACGTTCCCAGGCGATAAAATTTGCCGCACGCTAGCAGCAGAGCAGCCGATGTGGCCAGCCACGAGAAAACAAACTGCACGGTACTGGAATTGTTATAACCACTGTATTTCTACCATTTTTCTCATGGCAGAAATCTATTTGGCATTTTCCATGCCACGGTGAAGACATGAAATGAAAGAAAGTATGCAATTTTCGCCTCATGCAGTCAGTGAATTgcagggaagggaagggaacgCTCCCCTCTGTTGGGACCACTGGCcaaaaggaaagggaagcaACCTTGGCAAACTCATCTCAGCTTTCCATCGTTAATGCCAAAAGGCTTTAGGGGCTCCGTCCCTCATTTATAAATGGGAAAGAAACAGCCCAATGATCGTCTCTTTGAAAACTTTGTTgccacaggaaaaaaaaaatatgacatCAGTATCCGTCCTCCCCACAGTTTTTTAGAGCTATTCTTTTCTTCCccggagcagaggaggaggaggaggaggagggcgttCTTTTATCCGCGTCGATGGGGACATTTTGTTGTATGGATTGGATGGGGGCATTTTTGGTTGGAAGAGAAATTTCAGTGGCTGGGGCCCACCGGGGACCGTGACACGTGGAAGCGACATTGCTTCGttgtagttttttttccctgtaCGTCCTTTGTCACTTGTAATTGACTGATGAGTAGCACTCGACTCGTAGAACGAAGACGCTTCAGTAAACAGTAAACTACACGACGATTTTACTTCCTATCTGATCTGATGAGAGAGAGGGCAATCACTCACCCCTATCTTCAGACTCttcaggggcattttggtcagAGGGGGTAGCAATGATAGTGCCAGTATTTGTTTGGGACCAATTGGCTTTAAGAAATTCTTTCTTTTCCCGGCTActatccctttctttctttcgggGTCTCTGGTTATTATTATTTCCTTTTGGACCCGGCCGGGCCGCGGCCCTGGTCTCGAGTCGAGCCCTCTGGTCACAGTCAGTCCGGTCACTGTTCAAAAGACTGTGAAAAGTGAGCGAGGCGACTGGCCGGGGCTAGAAAATGGCACAGGATCCTCTGCCCCCGCAGCTCAAACGGTGCCAGGGCACGGCGTGCTGTGTTTCAAAATGTTCCAATCCAGCGCGACGGGCCTGCCCGATAGGATGGGACGACGCCGTGTGTAAAATGTTTCCTTTCCGCAGTAAAAAAGTGCCGGGGATTTCACATGCTTTTGTCTATGCTTGCGTTGCCCCGATGTtcttagggcttgtttggatcaAAGGTTTTTCAAAGAAATTTTGGAGATTTTCATTCCTTTGGAAAGGAATTGTGTGGCTGTGTTTGGAACAAAGGACTGTAGAATTCCATTCCAAAGGAAAGGGAACCATCCATGCACatttcaaaggaaaaaaaagcatcAGCCAAGGGAAATCTTTCTGAGTCTCTTCCTCTGCTGTGTGCTGTCTCAGTCTTTTCTTCTAATATGTTGTTGTGTGCTCTCACAGATCGTTAGTGAGCTAGGCACTTGATAAATGGCAGTTGTACTGATTATGCATTAGGCatccagattttttttcttacaaaaGGCTAGCAGAACTAAAAACTGAGTGTGATACTCGCATGTTTTTAGTGTTCCCATTCTAGCATAATTGTTAATTAGCTTGGAAACTTAGTACAAAGCAACTCAATTAAGTGGGCATTGTGGTTATTTTGTTTAATTGGGCATGTGAAGATCAACATTTTATCCTGGGATCCAAACAGTCAAAGTTTTCCATTCCTGTATTTTGGAATCCTATAGATTTCTACTTTTCGCTCCACTCAATTCTTACGTTTTTTTCCATTTCTCTGTTTTACATTCCTATGTTCCAAACAGACTCTTAATTGGGAATTCGAGGTACGCAAACGTTTCCCTTTTTACCTCGAAATTCCACGAATAATAAATTATGTTATTTTAGGTTCTGTTTGGAGCCACAtgactaaaaattagttcaataTTTGGAagttaggaggattaaatacaagctaattgcaaaactaattgtacaaagTCATGACTAATTGATTAGtagaatctattaatcctagtTAGTCCATAATTAGCTCATGTGATGCTGCATTAAATCTTATATTCATTGACTTGGGCTCAATCTAGTGTAACATTTTCCACGTAATTTTATACCGTTTCCGTACCACAGTTCTCTTACAGAACATATTTCATATGAAAACCAAGTAATTTGGTCTTATAATTTGATTATACCATTCAATTGCATCAGAATCTAACCTATCTCCACCTAACGATCAAGTTATGAGATGGGAAATGGGGTGCCAGGGGACATTTgcgccccccccctcccccagaTGGTCAGTGATGGGCGACTATTTAAATGGCGAGATTAGAGTAATTCCAATGGActattcatttttcttttcatttgaaTCTCTACCTAAGTTGGCAAACAGATTTTCATGTTTAGTTGCTCATTCTAACAAACTATTCATTTTCCACACTTCAAACGTTGGATGGGACGGTCATCCGAATAGCAATACTAAATTTTGACTTGAAGAATAGGATAGCAAATATTTGAAGTTGCTAGGAAAATGTTACGAAGGTGGCGGCAACGGCATAGCGGTGGTAGTGCTGACGGTGTGAGGGGAGGTGAAGGTGTGATTAGATTATCATGCTTCTTATTGCTGCGTTAACAATAAGTAAAATGGCGTTAGAAGGAAAAAGGTCAAGACGAGGATAATAATCCCGTCCTTTTAAACACCGTAACTTGTTTTGATGGAATGCCCTGATGAAGGTAACGTCATGTCGAATTTCTTTTTGTATTTGGTGTATCAAGTTTGCCATGTTTAGGTATGTTTTCATTGTTGTCGTTTGCCACACCTTTTTAGCAGTCAATCTAGTATATGCAATTACAAATCGTCTGTGTCGAAATGCATAACTTTGCATGGCATGAAACTCAGAGAAATACCGAAAGGGTTGGTA
Proteins encoded in this window:
- the LOC117867068 gene encoding uncharacterized protein, translating into MGTAAVDLEARQLRILGRIADLELAVQQRRIGALSISAASPEDGEAEAGATEARLSVLLAARGVRDFAFRRVPADYYDRPLEERRGLLRADSVAQLCKSIVMVNTQATADVVDCSNPKNSKYYVVVVQYMARLNAENIKNFLYELNEKQIPKKRFNMRLAPEEESHKLTGFVHNAVTCIGMETDIPVIIDEAITKLDEGFFWLGGGEVDLKLGMRTSQFLSAFSPFVVKCS
- the LOC117867079 gene encoding uncharacterized protein; this encodes MPFSLTYPCTLRDHYKQPHHSSMFSPSSTLALKGQLKLSTTTTVLIAAFILTLYINSCEARHLRVHGKDYSGMLPASSSPPKGVTDGGASKGKMRSSSEVPVGSNMDTSMGNEAVIAAKKEMASSGDSCRGSLRKRSEGMKVRSSLRERSVLGAESNSELIVGSNTTTAYTAETLVAMDYLDAHPAPAVHNR